The Bordetella sp. FB-8 genome includes a window with the following:
- the mlaE gene encoding lipid asymmetry maintenance ABC transporter permease subunit MlaE, whose protein sequence is MNPVSALGAWALGLVSGVGYFARFLGALLARSGIALRRPRLVSQQIHFIGNYSLLIVAVSGMFVGFVLGLQGYYTLNRYGSEEALGLLVALSLVRELGPVVTALLFAGRAGTSLTAEIGLMKAGEQLAAMEVMAVDPLRRVLVPRFWGGVIAMPILAAVFSMVGILGGWAVGVLLIGVDSGAFWSQMQSGVDVWKDVANGVLKSLVFGVAVTLVALYEGWHAQPTPEGVARATTRTVVVGSLVVLGLDFLLTALMFGG, encoded by the coding sequence ATGAACCCGGTCAGCGCATTGGGCGCCTGGGCGCTGGGCCTGGTCAGCGGGGTCGGCTACTTCGCCCGCTTTCTGGGCGCCCTGCTGGCAAGAAGCGGCATCGCCTTGCGCCGGCCGCGACTGGTCTCGCAGCAGATCCACTTCATCGGCAATTACTCGCTGCTGATCGTGGCCGTCTCGGGCATGTTCGTGGGCTTCGTGCTGGGCCTGCAAGGCTATTACACGCTCAACCGCTACGGTTCCGAGGAAGCCCTGGGCCTGCTGGTGGCCCTGTCGCTGGTGCGCGAGCTGGGACCGGTGGTCACGGCGCTGCTCTTTGCCGGTCGCGCCGGTACCTCGCTCACCGCCGAGATCGGCCTGATGAAGGCCGGCGAACAGCTGGCCGCCATGGAAGTCATGGCCGTCGACCCGCTACGCCGCGTACTGGTGCCGCGCTTCTGGGGCGGGGTGATCGCCATGCCCATTCTGGCCGCTGTGTTTTCCATGGTAGGCATCCTAGGGGGCTGGGCGGTGGGCGTGCTGCTCATCGGCGTGGACTCCGGCGCCTTCTGGTCGCAGATGCAAAGCGGCGTGGATGTATGGAAGGACGTGGCCAACGGCGTCCTCAAAAGCCTGGTGTTCGGCGTTGCCGTGACACTGGTGGCCTTGTACGAAGGCTGGCACGCACAGCCCACGCCAGAAGGCGTGGCGCGCGCCACCACCCGCACCGTCGTGGTGGGTTCGCTGGTCGTGCTGGGTTTGGATTTCCTGCTGACGGCCCTCATGTTCGGAGGCTAG
- a CDS encoding ABC transporter ATP-binding protein, producing MPESPPPPRDPALSLDSVTLGYGDFTVLGNISMQARAGQVVAVMGGSGSGKTTLLRAATGQIPAQGGTVRVFGQDIGAQSSTGLRALRQRMGVLFQQGALFTDLNVFENVAFPLREHTRHDEAAILERVLAKLDAVGLRAAAHLKVAEISGGMARRVALARAVVLEPELILYDEPFAGLDPISLGITARLIRHLSDQLGCASVLITHDVAESFAIADRVYLVGQGKLAAAGTPQELKVSQDPYVRQFLDGAPDGPVAFNYPDTPAFEAWLAQQPGGRTARDKESRT from the coding sequence ATGCCTGAAAGTCCCCCCCCCCCTCGGGATCCCGCTCTGTCTCTGGACAGCGTGACCCTGGGCTATGGGGACTTCACCGTGCTCGGCAATATCTCGATGCAGGCCCGGGCCGGGCAGGTCGTGGCCGTCATGGGCGGTTCGGGGTCGGGCAAGACTACGCTGCTGCGCGCGGCCACCGGCCAGATCCCCGCCCAAGGCGGCACGGTCAGGGTCTTCGGCCAGGATATCGGCGCGCAGTCGTCCACGGGGCTGCGGGCCCTGCGCCAGCGCATGGGCGTGCTGTTCCAGCAAGGTGCGCTCTTTACCGACCTGAACGTCTTCGAGAACGTCGCCTTTCCTTTGCGCGAACACACCCGGCACGACGAAGCCGCTATCCTTGAGCGCGTGCTGGCCAAGCTCGACGCGGTCGGCCTGCGCGCAGCGGCCCACTTGAAAGTCGCGGAGATCTCCGGCGGCATGGCGCGCCGCGTCGCGCTGGCGCGCGCCGTGGTGCTGGAACCGGAGCTCATCCTGTACGACGAACCCTTCGCCGGACTCGATCCGATTTCCCTGGGCATCACTGCCCGGCTCATCCGCCATCTGTCCGACCAACTGGGCTGCGCTTCAGTGCTGATCACGCACGATGTGGCCGAATCCTTCGCCATCGCCGACCGGGTGTACCTGGTAGGCCAGGGCAAGCTGGCCGCGGCCGGCACGCCGCAGGAACTCAAAGTTTCGCAAGACCCCTATGTTCGCCAGTTCCTGGACGGCGCACCCGACGGCCCCGTGGCTTTCAACTACCCCGACACGCCGGCTTTCGAAGCCTGGCTTGCACAACAACCGGGCGGCCGCACAGCGCGCGATAAGGAAAGCCGGACATGA